The following are encoded together in the Flavobacteriales bacterium genome:
- a CDS encoding lysoplasmalogenase, producing MNRNLTHRVLYFIALTLVIVGVEADLPWLNYIFKPLLIPILWNYLREHADENTRVFRALQAALFFSWLGDVTLMLGNDFFLMGLGCFFLARLSYTVIFSRQGSPTLKMYQRALIALPFLGYLGFLLRLILPVLASRPDAGALRAPIIFYGIMITAMGVTAIWRTVKPRIAYTWIAIGAVFFIASDSLLAYDRFVSELPAAGLGVILTYGVAQFGIVHGSKFYLKH from the coding sequence ATGAATCGTAACCTAACCCACCGGGTCCTCTATTTCATCGCCCTTACCCTCGTAATCGTCGGTGTCGAAGCGGATCTCCCTTGGCTGAATTACATTTTCAAGCCGCTGCTCATCCCCATCCTTTGGAACTACCTTCGTGAACATGCTGATGAAAATACCCGGGTTTTCCGAGCCTTACAAGCCGCATTGTTCTTCAGCTGGCTGGGCGATGTCACCTTGATGTTGGGGAACGATTTCTTTCTCATGGGCCTCGGCTGCTTTTTCCTTGCCCGGCTAAGCTATACCGTGATCTTTTCACGACAAGGGAGCCCAACCCTCAAAATGTACCAACGCGCCCTCATCGCCTTGCCTTTTCTCGGTTATTTGGGATTCCTCCTCCGCCTTATTCTGCCTGTTTTGGCCTCGCGGCCAGATGCGGGTGCCCTCCGAGCGCCCATCATTTTCTATGGCATCATGATCACGGCCATGGGAGTAACGGCGATCTGGCGAACGGTGAAGCCGCGTATAGCGTACACCTGGATCGCCATTGGAGCTGTTTTCTTCATCGCCTCAGACAGCCTTCTCGCCTACGATAGATTCGTTTCGGAGTTGCCTGCGGCCGGATTAGGAGTGATACTTACTTATGGTGTGGCTCAATTCGGAATCGTGCACGGGAGTAAGTTCTACCTGAAGCATTAA
- a CDS encoding sterol desaturase family protein, with amino-acid sequence MSHEINFIWATHIVHHQSEEYNLSVALRQSWFQGLFSRFFYISLAIAGFSPIMIVTVGAFNTLYQFWIHTRTIDKMGPLEWILNTPSHHRVHHGSNPKYIDKNDAGTLIIWDRMFGTFKAEEEEPTYGITKPLASWNPVWANFHYWDELIALAKELRGFTDKIKVFIKPPGWRPEYLGGFHPPPEIDEKTYRKFDIPTVKGLGPYLLLQFIVVIALTS; translated from the coding sequence CTGAGTCACGAGATCAACTTTATTTGGGCCACGCACATCGTACATCATCAAAGCGAGGAGTACAATTTAAGTGTAGCCCTACGCCAAAGTTGGTTCCAAGGACTTTTCAGCCGGTTCTTTTACATTTCTTTGGCGATTGCCGGTTTTAGCCCGATCATGATCGTAACGGTCGGAGCCTTCAATACGTTGTACCAGTTTTGGATTCATACGCGAACGATCGACAAAATGGGTCCACTCGAGTGGATCCTCAATACGCCTAGCCACCACCGCGTTCACCACGGCAGCAACCCAAAGTACATCGATAAGAATGACGCCGGCACCCTCATTATTTGGGACCGTATGTTCGGTACTTTCAAGGCCGAGGAAGAAGAACCCACCTATGGCATTACCAAGCCTCTCGCCAGTTGGAACCCCGTTTGGGCGAACTTCCATTACTGGGATGAACTCATTGCCCTAGCGAAAGAATTGCGCGGCTTCACCGACAAGATCAAAGTATTCATAAAGCCACCGGGATGGCGTCCCGAATACTTGGGTGGATTCCACCCCCCGCCCGAGATCGACGAAAAGACGTACCGAAAATTCGATATTCCGACCGTAAAGGGTTTAGGCCCTTACCTCTTGTTGCAGTTCATTGTGGTCATTGCACTCACTAGCTAA